GGCGCAGGCAGCGGGACCGGTGGCGCCCGGAGGACGGGCCGCCGACGCCCGAGTGTCCCGCTGCTCGCCCTCGCCGCCGCGGGCGCCGTCCTGCTCAGCGGGTGCGGCGCGGGCAGCGGCGACAACTCCTCCGACGGCAGCAAGGCCTCCCGTCACGACATCCCGCTCCCCGGTCGGCCGACCGGCGGGAGCGCCGAACGCGACCAGGAGGGCGAACAGTCGGGCGCCCCCGACGCCACCCCCTCGGCCGACTACCTCTCCACCTTCGCCCTCGACGTCGACACCGCATCGTACGGCTACGCCCGCCGCTCCCTCGCGAACGGCCGCGCCCCGGACCCGTCGACGATCCGCCCCGAGGAGTTCGTCAACAGCTTCCGCCAGGACTACGAACGCCCCGAGGGCGACGGCTTCTCCGTCACCGTCGACGGAGCCCGCACCGACGACGCACGCTGGTCCCTCGTCCGCGTCGGCCTCGCCACCCGGGCCGCCGAGACCGAGAGCCACCGCCCGCCCGCCGCCCTCACCTTCGTCATCGACATCTCGGGCTCCATGTCCGAACCCGGCCGCCTCGACCTGGCCCGCGCCTCCCTCGACGTGATGACCGACCGGCTGCGCGACGACGACTCGGTCGCCCTGGTCACCTTCAGCGACGAGGCCGAGACCGTCCTGCCGATGACCCGGCTCGGCGACCACCGCGACCGCGTCCACAAGGCGATCGACCGCCTGGAACCGACCGACTCGACCAACCTCGGGGCGGGCGTGCGCACCGGCTACGCGACCGCCGTCGAAGGCCTGCGCAAGGGCGCCACCAACCGCGTCGTCCTCGTCTCCGACGCCCTCGCCAACACCGGCGACACCGACGCCGACAGCATCCTCGAACGGATCTCCTCCGCCCGCCGCGAGCACGGCATCACCCTCTTCGGCGTCGGGGTCGGCAGCGAGTACGGCGACGCCCTCATGGAACGCCTCGCCGACAAGGGCGACGGCCACACGACCTACGTCTCCAGCCGCGACGACGCCTACACCGTCTTCTGCGACCAGCTCCCGCAGAACATCGACCTCACGGCCCGCGACGCCAAGGCACAGGTCGCCTTCGACCCCGAGACGGTCGAACAGTTCCGCCTGATCGGCTACGACAACCGCAAGGTCGCCGACGACGACTTCCGCGACGACCGGGTGGACGGCGGCGAGGTCGGCCCCGGCCACACCGTCACCGCGCTCTACGCCGTCCGCACCCGCCCCGGCGCCTCCGGCCGGCTCGCCACCGCGACCGTCCGCTGGCTCGACCCCGACAGCCGCACGCCGCACGAGAACTCCGGCCGGCTGGGGACCGGCTCGCTCCGCGCCGACGTCTGGGCCGCCCCGCCCGCCTTCCAGATCACCGCCGTGGCCGCCTACTTCGCCGACGCCCTCCGCTCGGGCGACGCGCGCTGGAGCGCCCTGCCCGGCGGACGCCCGCTCGGTGAACTGGCCTCCCGCACCCGCGATCTGGCGCGCGCCACCGACGACAAGGACGTCGAGGCCCTCGCCACCGCCATCGGCCAAGCCGACGACCTGAACGTCTGCGACCCGGACTGCCTCCGGTAGCCCCACCGGAACCCCGGGCGGGAACTGATCGTGCGCGACCCATTGAATTTCTGTTACGCGCGAGTAAGTTGACCCGGGAGTAAGGACCCTGCGACCGGGAGCCGTGATGGGCGTACGCAAGGATCTGAAGCGGGCGAAGCGGCGTGCGGGCCTGCCGAGCACGAGTCGGGTGGAGCTGGTCAGGGACGAGAGCGGTACGGTCCGCGAGGCACGTACCGCCCGTCTGGCACCGGCTCCCACCACCGGGAGCACGGCCGATCTGCCGTTCACCAACGCGGCCGAGGCCCCCGGCGCGATCGTCCTGCGCCGCCCCGGAGCCGGCGCGTGGACCCCGGTGACCGCCACCGCCTTCGCCCGTGAAGTCACCGACACGGCCAAGGGGTTGATCGCGGCCGGCCTCGAACCGGGCGGCCGGGTCGCCGTGATGTCCCGTACCCGCTACGAGTGGACGGTCCTGGACTTCGCGATCTGGGCGGCCGGCGGCCAGACCGTCCCCGTCTACGCGACCTCCTCCGCCGAGCAGGTGGAGTGGATCGTCCGGGACTCCGGCGCCCGCTTCGTGATCGTCGAGACCCCCGGCAACGCGGACACCGTGACCACCGGCACCGCCGGTCACCCCGAACCGCCGCGCCTCTGGCAGCTCGACGCCGACGCCCTCGGTGAACTCGCCTCGCTGGGACGGGACATCACCGACGAGGAGGTCGTCAAACGCCGGGCCGCGCTCACCCCCGACACGGTCGCGACGATCTGCTACACCTCCGGGACCACCGGCCGGCCCAAGGGCTGCGTCCTCACCCACGCCAACCTGCACGCCGAGGCCGCCAACACCGTCGAGCTGCTGCACCCCCTCTTCAAGGAGGTCACCGGCCAGACCGCGTCCACGCTCCTCTTCCTGCCGCTCGCCCACATCATGGGCCGCAGCCTGCAGATCGCCTGCCTGATGGCCCGCATCGAGGTGGGCCACTGCCCGAGCATCAAGCCCGACGAACTCCGGCCCGCGCTCAAGGAGTTCCGGCCCACCTTCCTGGTCGGCGTGCCGTACCTCTTCGAGAAGATCCACGCCACCGGCCGCGCCACCGCCGAGAAGATGGGCCGCGCCGCCTCCTTCGACCGCGCAGACCGCGTGGCCGTGCGCTTCGGAGCGGCGTACCTGAACAAGTTCCTCGGCACCGGCAAGGGTCCCGGTATCGGCCTCTACGCCGCCTGGGCGCTCTACGACCTGCTGGTCTACCGCCGTGTCCGCAAGGAGATCGGCGGCCGCGCGCACTACGCCATCAGCGGCGGCTCCCCGCTCGACCGCGACCTCAACCTGTTCTTCTACGCCGCCGGAATCCTCGTCTACGAGGGCTACGGCCTCACCGAGACGACCGCCGCCGCCACCGTCGTCCCACCGCTCGGCCCGCGCCCCGGCACGGTCGGGCTGCCGGTCCCGGGCACCACCGTCCGGATCGCCGACGACGGCGAGGTGCTCATCAAGGGCGGAGTGGTCTTCGGCGCCTACTGGAACAACCCGGCGGCCACCGACGCCGCCCTGACCGACGACTGGTTCGCCACCGGCGACCTCGGCGCCCTGGACCAGGACGGATACCTGACGATCACGGGCCGCAAGAAGGACATCCTCATCACCACGGGCGGCAAGAACGTCTCTCCCGCCGTGCTGGAGGACCGGCTGCGCAGCCGTGCCCCCGTAGGCCAGTGCCTCGTCGTCGGCGACAACCGGCCGTTCGTCGCGGCCCTCGTCACCCTCGACCCGGAGGCCGTCGCGCACTGGCTCGACGTCCGCGGACTCCCGGCGGACACCCCGCTCGCGGACCTCGTGACCGACCCCCGGATGCGGGCCGACGTCCAGAAGGCGGTGGACCACGCCAACGCGGCCGTCTCCCGCGCCGAGTCGATCCGCGCCTTCGCCCTGGTGGAGGGGGAGTTCACCGAGGACAACGGCCTGCTCACGCCGTCCCTGAAGGTGAAGCGGCACGCGGTGACGTCGGCGTACGCGGCCGACATCGAGGCGCTCTACGGGAACTGACGGGCCGCCCGGCCCACCCGCCCCCGGACACGGGAACAGCGGGCCGCTCCGAAGAGCGACCCGCTGTCCGCGGAGCTGAGGGTGATCAGCTGCCGGCCGAGCCGTTGCCCGACAGGACCGGGATGTTGTCCAGGATGTGCGACAGCGGCTCGTCGCCCTTGGCCTGGGTGGAGTTCTCGGTGCACTGCTGGTTCTGCGGCGCGGAGAGGATCGGCACGTCCTGGAGGACGGTGACCGGGACCAGGCCGACGAGCGAGGCCAGGTTGGCCTTGACGGGCAGGCCGACACAGGGCTTGTTCAGCGAGCCCTGCACGAGCGAGAGCTGGGGGCTCATGTCGCCGTGCGTGGCCTGGTTGCCGTACTTCTGGACGGAGCCGTTGCCGTTCGTGGTGGTGACGCCGTCATCGTTGCCGATGGCGAGCGCCTGGGGGGCGGCGGCAGCCGAGACACCGGCGATGGAAGCGGCAATGGCCGCGGTCGCCCAGAGCTTCTTCATGGTGGTTTTGCCCTTT
The window above is part of the Streptomyces sp. NBC_01428 genome. Proteins encoded here:
- a CDS encoding AMP-dependent synthetase/ligase, whose translation is MGVRKDLKRAKRRAGLPSTSRVELVRDESGTVREARTARLAPAPTTGSTADLPFTNAAEAPGAIVLRRPGAGAWTPVTATAFAREVTDTAKGLIAAGLEPGGRVAVMSRTRYEWTVLDFAIWAAGGQTVPVYATSSAEQVEWIVRDSGARFVIVETPGNADTVTTGTAGHPEPPRLWQLDADALGELASLGRDITDEEVVKRRAALTPDTVATICYTSGTTGRPKGCVLTHANLHAEAANTVELLHPLFKEVTGQTASTLLFLPLAHIMGRSLQIACLMARIEVGHCPSIKPDELRPALKEFRPTFLVGVPYLFEKIHATGRATAEKMGRAASFDRADRVAVRFGAAYLNKFLGTGKGPGIGLYAAWALYDLLVYRRVRKEIGGRAHYAISGGSPLDRDLNLFFYAAGILVYEGYGLTETTAAATVVPPLGPRPGTVGLPVPGTTVRIADDGEVLIKGGVVFGAYWNNPAATDAALTDDWFATGDLGALDQDGYLTITGRKKDILITTGGKNVSPAVLEDRLRSRAPVGQCLVVGDNRPFVAALVTLDPEAVAHWLDVRGLPADTPLADLVTDPRMRADVQKAVDHANAAVSRAESIRAFALVEGEFTEDNGLLTPSLKVKRHAVTSAYAADIEALYGN
- a CDS encoding vWA domain-containing protein; the encoded protein is MGKNHIRTADGAGSGTGGARRTGRRRPSVPLLALAAAGAVLLSGCGAGSGDNSSDGSKASRHDIPLPGRPTGGSAERDQEGEQSGAPDATPSADYLSTFALDVDTASYGYARRSLANGRAPDPSTIRPEEFVNSFRQDYERPEGDGFSVTVDGARTDDARWSLVRVGLATRAAETESHRPPAALTFVIDISGSMSEPGRLDLARASLDVMTDRLRDDDSVALVTFSDEAETVLPMTRLGDHRDRVHKAIDRLEPTDSTNLGAGVRTGYATAVEGLRKGATNRVVLVSDALANTGDTDADSILERISSARREHGITLFGVGVGSEYGDALMERLADKGDGHTTYVSSRDDAYTVFCDQLPQNIDLTARDAKAQVAFDPETVEQFRLIGYDNRKVADDDFRDDRVDGGEVGPGHTVTALYAVRTRPGASGRLATATVRWLDPDSRTPHENSGRLGTGSLRADVWAAPPAFQITAVAAYFADALRSGDARWSALPGGRPLGELASRTRDLARATDDKDVEALATAIGQADDLNVCDPDCLR
- a CDS encoding rodlin, with protein sequence MKKLWATAAIAASIAGVSAAAAPQALAIGNDDGVTTTNGNGSVQKYGNQATHGDMSPQLSLVQGSLNKPCVGLPVKANLASLVGLVPVTVLQDVPILSAPQNQQCTENSTQAKGDEPLSHILDNIPVLSGNGSAGS